ATTATCGGACTTACCCTCATGAAATCCACGGGTTACATGGTAGATGACTTGAAAGAAACAGACCCGATTCGACAAGACCTAAGTTTCTTTGAGGAAAACTTTGACGGATTAATGCCCCTAGAGGTAACTGTTGACTTCGGAAAACCAAAGCAAGTATTGAACTTACCTAATCTCCAAAAACTGGATAAACTCTCCGAGGAATTATCAAAAGACGAAGATATTTCCAAACCCATTTCCCTCATTGAAGTCATCAAATTTGCCAACCAGGCGTTCTATAACGGGAAACCCTCTTATTACAAGCTCCCGACAAATATGACCAAGAATTTCATCTTGAAATATGCCTCCCAATCCACGGGAGAGATTGGCGGACAAGCAAACTCTTTCGTTGACTCCACCCTCCAACGGGTGCGCCTCAGTTTCCGGGTAAAAGACATCGGGACCAAGAAAATGCAGGAAAAGGAAAACAAATTATACAATATTGTTGAACAATACTTCCCGAATGACCGCTACACGGTAAAGGTCACTGGTTCAAGTATTATTTTCTTTAAAGGAACTCAATATCTTGTATTTAACCTCTTTACCTCGCTAGCACTAGCCATCCTTCTTATTGCTCTCTTTATGGCTTGGATGTTCAAGAGTAAACGTATGGTACTGGTTGCCTTGATCCCCAATATCATTCCACAGATTATCACGGCTGCCATCATGGGATACTTCGGCATCCCGATCAAAGCATCCACGATCCTGGTATTCAGCATCGCTTTCGGTATTTCCGTTGATGGAACGATCCATTATCTCGCTAAATACCGTCAAGAACTACAAGGAACAAACTGGAGTATACGATCTTCCGCCGTACTGGCCCTGCAAGAAACAGGACAAAGTATGATTTACAATGCTATCATCCTGTTCTTCGGATTCGGCATCTTTGCTCTTTCCGATTTCGGTGGTACGGTTGCATTGGGTATTTTGGTCTCCATCACGTTATTGGCAGCCATGCTATCTAACCTGATACTTCTACCGTCATTATTACTAACGCTGGACAAACACACGACAAACAAGACTTTTCAGGAACCTAAAATAGACATTCTCGCTGAAGGAGAAAGCAAAGAAATCAAATAAAAACATCCTATGTAGGATTTTTTAAAGTTAAACTGAAGAATATTTATACTCTTCATTAAAAAAAGATGTATACTTGCATAAATAAATCAAAAGCATATTTATGAGGCGGCTATTATTCTTCATGTTGGGGATAAGTATGTTATTCCCGGCCACAGCACAAAAAAAGACAAGTATACACTCGGAGACCTATACGCAATGGAAGAGTAAATCTCCAATAGGCATATCGATCTATTACGACCGACGAAAATACGACCACGATTATTCGATCCAAACTGTAATAGGATACATTCCTGCCCAGGGATACCCTTTTACTACCGATCAAGCTGGTGAATTATTAGAATCTTACTCTAGGGACTACAAAATAAAAAAGAACATCACAAATACAATCCGGTTGCAAGTGGATTACTGGCTTTTTCCTTTCTTAAACATATATGTCCTAGGAGGAAAGATTTTTGATGAAAGCAAACTAAATGCGGCTCTTCAAATCAATTACATCGACTTACCTCCTTTTTCCCAAAGCATAAAAACAGATGGATGGATTTATGGATGCGGCACAAAAAGTGAATTTATATATCATCACTTCAAGCCTCAGATCGAATATACCATATATTGGAACCATTTTGATGAGATCAGTAATAAATCAATATTTCAAACCATAACCCCGAAGCTAGGATACATCGCCACGAATAACAAGAATTGGATCAAGAATATAGAGATATATGCCGGGGCAACTTACAATCATATAAAATTTAAAAATCATTACGCGGCCTACTATGATGAACCAACACTGCAACAAATATTTGCGGAAATACACCCGTCAGAGGAAGGACCGTTACTGCCTCATGGCGGAATTTTGGATGCTATTATATTAAAAAATATACACGATTGGAACATGACCGCTGGCATCGAGATTGAATTTTGCCACCACATTCATTACAAATTTGAAACAATCTTTCTGGGAAAAGAAACAACAATTTCCACGGGTATCACTTATCGACTATTCGGTAAGAAGTAGTAAAGTTTAAATCAACTTTCGCTCCTTCAGATTCAAATAACTATTGATACTATTCACCGTCAGAGATTCCGGTTTGGAAAGGATCACCCGGATACCCAATTGACTTAATTCCCGGACCATTTGTCGTTTCTCCGTGGCAAATCCCGCTGCAATGGTTTCGAAATATGCATCCTTTAGATTGTGTACGGGACGCTCCAAAGCCTTATTTAATTCAGAGTTCTCGAATAAAATGACCAACACGAGATGCCGTGCCGCCAAGCGCTGTAATGCAGGCAAATGACGTCGTAATCCAGATACGGTATCAAAATTGGTAAACAAAATCAGTAAACTCCGGGTCGGGATTTGTCGATTCACCGACACGTATAATTTCTCGAAATCAGTCTCTTGATAATGTGTTTCCAAACGATACAAAGCCTCACTTATCCGATTTAACTGGCCCACCCGGTTATCGGCCTTCACGCAATTCCGAGAATTATTCGAGAACGTGATCAACCCGGCCCGATCCCCTTTTTTCAATATAATATTCGACAAAGTTAAGACCGTATTTATCGCGTGATCCAGCATCGTCATATTATTAAAAGGCGATTGCATCGCACGTCCCTTATCCACCAGACAATAAATCTGTTGAGACCGCTCTTCCGTGTAGGTATTCACCATCAAATGATTATATTTCGCCGTGACCTTCCAGTTTATCGTGCGGGGATCATCGCCCGTCACATAAGGCTTAATCTGTTCGAAGGCCATGTTTCCCCCGAGAGCCCGGGTACGGATGCCTCCATTCTCCGGATGGTAATTCCCGTAAGCCATCAACTCATAACGGTGCATCATCATAAACGAGGGATAAACCGCCACATCCTGATCCGCACGAAAAGAATAACGCCTTTCGACCAACCCAAAACGCACGGACACGAATACCCGAATCTTCCCGAAATTATAAGAACCTCGTTTTGTAGGACGTAACGTGTAATGGATCTCCCGCTGTTCTCCGGCATTCACCTTCAACCGGAACAAGACATTCCGGTTCTGGAATTCCACCGGGATCTCGTCAATCACACGAAGACAAGCACTCACCGGATAACGATTTCTTAGTACCAGGCAAACCGGATTTTCTTCCCCGTTAGACAATTTATCCACCACCACCCGCGAAGCATCAATCCCGTCCACTCGCTTGTACAATTCGAATAACTCCACGAGTAACAGCAACAGCACAGTCAGCAAAGCCCCCGCAACCCAGATAAAAAGTAACGGGAAAACGTAAGCCATCACAAAAGCGAATATTCCCAACATCAATATCAGGAAAAAACGGCGGGATAAATATGTATCTTTAAGTATTCGCACTATCTTGGAACTTCTATTTTAGACACTATCTGTTGCACTACCTGATCAACAGTCACGCCTTCCAACTCCTTCTCGGAAGAAAGCTGCACCCGGTGTCGCAATACCGGATTTACCAAATACAAAACATCGTCCGGAACGACAAAATCCCGTCCTTGAATAGCTGCGAAGGCCTTAGCCCCGTTCATTAAAGCGATCGACGCACGGGGAGACGCACCCAAGTAAAGCCAACCGCTTTTACGAGTAGCATCCACGATATTCACGATAAAGGATTTTATCTTCGAATCTACACGCACTTGAGCAACCTGTGTTCTCAACTTCTTCAACGCCTCCACGCTCAACACGGGTTCCAGTTCCTGCCAATGGGCGATAGCCCCGTGATCATGCAACTCAAGCACCTCGATCTCTTCCGCCACGGAAGGATAAGTCACGTTAATCTTAAATAGGAAACGATCCAGCTGAGCCTCGGGCAAACGATAAGTACCTTCATGTTCTATCGGATTCTGCGTCCCCACCACCACGAAAGGATAATCCATCCGGTATTCCACCCCGTCATTCGTGATTTGCCTTTCCTCCATCACTTCAAACAAAGCCGCCTGTGTCTTTGCCGGAGCCCGGTTGATCTCGTCCACCAACACGATATTCGAGAAAATAGGTCCTTTCCGATATTCAAAACGCCCTGCTGCCGGAAGAAAAACAGAGGTTCCCAGAATATCACTCGGCATCAAGTCCGGCGTAAACTGAATCCGGTTAAAAGTAACATCCAGCATCCGGGCCATAACCTTTGCCATCAACGTCTTGGCAATTCCCGGAACACCCTCAATCAAGATATGTCCATCAGCCAGCATCGCCGCCAGCAACAAATCGGCCACTTCCTTTTGACCGATAATCACCTTACCCATCCGTTCCCGTATTCGGGTGATCTTCTCGTTTAAATCCGTGAAATCTATTCTGGACTCAAAATTTATCTGATCTTCCATAATCTATTTAGCTTTTAGTTTTAAACAGTTCTATATATCTCACCAGCTCACGTAACTGGTCTTCATCCACATGCTCGGTCTTCCGAATCCGGATAATCAAAAAAATCAGGTCTTCCACGCTACCCCGTGCAACTCCCGCTCGTTCCGACAACAAATCTATAAAAGAACTATCCAGTTCCTCCGTACGCAATTTATAATAATAACGTACCTCTTCCAGAAAACTATTGATCCGTTTATTCGCGATAGCAACATGATCCCGCTGCTTGTAGTACAGAGAACTCACAACCGACACGAATTCCAATGTCCGGTTTTCCAAAGGACGAATTTCCGGAATCGGACGCTGTTCCCGTTTCGTCCGGAACAAAACGTATAGTATCGCCCCCAATATCAACAAAATATACGCCCACTTCAACGCGGGATACCTGAATATCACCCGGAAAAGAGTTTGTTGCCCCTCTGTCCCGGATTTTAGGTATTCATCCCATACCACGTTCGCATCCGGGGGAAGAAACGAGAGAGCCTTCTGGTAATAATCCCCATTCACCGAATCCAACAAGAAGAAATTCGTGAATGCCATCGGGTTCGAATGTAGGTAGATAACCCCCTCCCCGTAATTCATCCGGATAAAATTGGGATTCTTGATCGTATCGACATATCCTAAAACCTCCCCGTCAAAAGATTCCTTCAATTCAAAATAACGGTGAGTTGCCCTGAAAGGATAACCTTTATCTTCAAAGCCTCGCAAATAATCCTTCCCGTTCTGAATCCTTTTCATTCCTGAAACACCCACGTAAGAATACAATGTATCGGGAATAAACTCTGCCGACACGAAAAGCGAACCACCGTCTTCCACCTCTTCCAACACGACCTCCAAATCCCCCGGAACAATTCTGAAAAAGGGACTCACGAAAAAGTAGGTCTTCAAGAAAGGCGTTCTACCCACACGCAATTGTTCCCGTACAGACATCCGGGCAAAAGACACCTCTCCTTCCGGAAATAGATAAGGCAAAGCATCTTTAATAATATACGTCCCATAAGGACTCTTCTTGCTGATAGAAAAATTAGGACTCCAATCTATCGGTTGCGGTTTATTAGCCTCATACCCCGTGTAAACAGCCATAATGGCGATCACGAAAAGAACAATCAATACATTTTGGCGCCGTTTCATCCTTCCACCTCCTTCCTGAACTCCGTGAAATATCGTTTGATATTCCGATAAGCGGTTTCATCTACGGGAAACTCGCCATAACAAACACAATCAAATATACGGCTTATCTCCTCAAAATGACGACTCCACGTTTCATTCTTTATCTCGTAAATATAATGCTGATTCGTTTTAGAAACATCCCAACGAATCACCTCTTTTTTATCCAACATTTGCAACAAGGCAGAATAACTCACCCGTATTGCCAGCACGTAATCATTCTCCTGCTCCGCTTTCGCCAGTAACCGCACGAAAGAATCCGCTTCCTGTTCCCCGGTATACTCCACGGAATCCTCCGGGAAAAAATCGGTCTCCCGCCTGCGGAAAAGAAATTTATCCCTATTCCTCACGAGCAGGTAAACGATACCCAAGGCAAAAAGACCTAATACAATTTTTAAAATAATATCCATTGTCTGCATTGACCCCTCCGAAACCTTGATCCGAAACAAACGCTCCAAAATCCAACGTTTTATCCAGTCCCAAATACTAGGCGAATCTTCAATATTCGTCGTGTAATCAAAAGCCGCATCTTTCCTATATTTCTCCAAGAAATCAGCTTTCGGGCCCCGCAAAACATAAGAAGAATCCGGAAAGAACGAAGACTCCCGTTCTCCTTCTTCCGCCCATGTCACGTTCCCGACACAAACAAACACGAATAGAATAATATATTTAATTAGCCTCTTCATCCGCCTTTTTCTCGGGTTGAGCCCCCAACTGGTCAATCTGGCTTAATAAAGTCGTGTGTTCCATCTCTTCCGAACGGGAAAAGAAAAGCATCCCGACCCCGACAAACAAAACCGTGTATAACGTGTATTGTCCCAAGTAAGAGAGTAGCAACGAGAAAGTAATCTCGTAAATATTGGGAATCGCCCCCGTGAAAGCCGATGACATCATCACAAACATATAAGGAATACCAAACAGATAAGCCACAACACCTACCAACAAGTACATCACTAGAATAAACCCGAAAGTCTTCCACCAATTTCCCTTCACCATAGCCATTGATTCCGAGATAATTTTTCCTAGCCCGTTGTCTCTTAATATCAGCAAATATGATCCGAAAGTAAACGAAATTCCGATATATATTCCGGGAACAAACAAGAACAAGAAACCGATAAAAACAACCAAACCACAGAAAACAGACCACACAAGATACACCCCGAATTTCCTCAACATGACTCTAAAAACTTCGATAATCGTGATTCGTTCCTCAATCCCCGCTTGATAATGATCCCAGTAAACCCGCAAATAAGAAATAGCAAACAATTGCACCCACAGCATCATCAGCACCCCAAACAGAGACGTGAACAGGGTTCGCAACATCGTATCTCCAAAATTATTCACGTCGTAATAAGCCTCCGGGTGCAAAGACATATCAAAAACCCCCATCAACAGATCCTTCATGAAAAAAAGCATCAGCAAAATCATGGGAAACCCGATCACGGCAAAAGCCCGGATAAAAGGAATAAACTCCTGTTTCATGAAATTAATCGTCACGGTAATCAAATCCGAAAAAGAACGCTGCACGCTCAAATTAATCTTTTCCATTGGTCTCTGTTTTATGTAAATAATAAGGATAAACAACAAAATACCCGATAACGCCTCCCAGCGAAAGGATGATTGCCACGGCCCCTACCACCGGGTAAGTATCGGCATAACGCGTGATGAAACTTTCAATCCACCCAGCGATAATAAAAAACGGAATCAGCCCGGTAACAATCTTTATGCCCCGCAAGGCCCCATTCCGAAACGAGTACGAGCGCTTGTACGTCCCCGGGAACAGGAAACTATTTCCCATCACCAGCCCCGCTCCCCCGGCTATAATAATAGATGTTATCTCGAAAGTCCCATGCGCCCACACGGACATCACCGAATGCAACAAAAGCCCGTGCTGGAAAAAGAAGTATTGGAAAGCCCCCAGCATAACCCCGTTCGAGAAAAGAATCCATAACGTTCCCGCGGAAAAAAAGATACCGAAAACAAACGCCACGAAAGCCACCTTAATATTGTTTGCGGTAATCATAAAAAACATATCCACCTCGTTCGAGGACGAATAAATCCCCATCGGAGTCCCGTTCTCGATGTTTTCCAACGTTTTGTCCACGTATGCGTCACCCAGAATCAAGCGCACGAAAGTATCGTCTTTCGCCGTGGAGAAGCCCCCGATCAATGCCGAAAACAGAAGAAAAAGAAAAGAAAACAACAACGTCCGCCTCTCTCGATAGAGCAACAGCGGAAACTCCCGCACCCAAAAGGAAAGAATCCCCTTTTTCTCCGATCTCTCCTGTCCGTAAATATTGATCTGGTAAACAGAAATCAACTGATTCAAATACTTCACCACATCACTACCCGGGTAAAACGTTTTGGCATAGGAGAGATCATCGGAAAGAATCACGTAATTAGAGGCAAGAGTATCTGTATCCAGATGGCTTACATTTTCCATTTTTCCCCATTTCTCCTTGTTCTGACTTACAAATCTAGCCTCTTTCATTCTAAATACCACACTTTTTTCCTGTGATAAAAATAATGCATTTATTCAAAAAAAATGTATGTTTGTGGAAATATTTATACTTATCATGAACATTTCTATCAGTACAGCTCACAACGTTGACATTGATTATATTCCTGCGGGCGTGCTAGACCGCATCCTAGCAACCTTGATTGATGGTGCCTTTCAGTTCGGACTACTCATGTTGGGTCTCATGTTTATCGGCCTTTTCAGCATGGTAGCCTCCCCTACTTGGTTTTTCGTCATTCTCGCGGTGATCATCGCTTCCTATCATCTATTCTGCGAGGCCGTCTTTAACGGCCGTAGCCTTGGCAAATACACCATGCGTATCCAAGTCGTGAAACTAAACGGCAAAAAACTCACTTTCTGGGATTGTATGCTCCGCTGGGTCTTCCGCTTAATAGATATTTCCATCTCAAGCGGTGCCATCGCCGTCATCTCGATCATCGCCTCCAAACGAATGCAAAGACTCGGTGACATGGCGGCAGGAACCACGGTAATAAAACTCGAAAAAGCAGTCACGTTAAAACAAATCAGTGAATTCGAGGCCCCGGAAGAATATCAGGTCGTCTTTCAGCAAGCCGCTCTTTTGTCCGACAAAGACATCAAAATCATCAAGGATGTGCTACGGGAAGTACACAAAAACAACAATTACGCCCTACTAGCCCCTCTCACGAAAAAGATTAAAGAAGTAACAGGAATTGAAACATCCATGATTCCACTGGAATTCGTGGAAACCATCTTAAAAGATCATTCTCACTTGGCAAATAATTAGCTGAAAGCTTTCACTTTCAGCCATTAATTTTTACCGTTTTCATCTCTTTCAGAACATCTTCCAGTAATTGGGATGTTCCTATTCTGAAATAAGCAGGCGTAAGCCATTGCTCGCCTAAAATATGTTTCACAATCGTCAAATAACGAATTGCGTTCTGAATCTTCGTAATACCACCGGCCACCTTAATCCCGACCATCTTCCCGGTCTGTGCATGGAACTGACGCAAGGCTTCACAAATCACGTAAACCGTCTCCGGTGTAGCATTTACCGGAACCTTCCCGGTAGATGTTTTAATAAAATCAGCTCCCGCGTAAGCCCCGATCAATGAAGCATTGAACACGCTCTCGATAGTCTTCAGCTCGCCCGTTTCCAAGATCACCTTCAAAATAACCCCGGCACAAGCCTCACGAATAGCAACCAACTCTTTATACACCTTCTCGTAATTACGCTCCAAGACATCCCCCACGGAAATCACGACGTCTACCTCATCCGCTCCCGCCGCGATAGCAGCCTTGCATTCAGCCAACTTCACGTCCAAAAACGTCTGTGCAGCCGGGAAACAAGCTCCCACGACCGTCGTTTTAATCGGTGTTCCGGCTAGATTCTCCTTCACGAGAGAAGTAAACCGGGGAAACACACATACTGATGCCACATCCGGCAACGTGTTTTTCTTCAATTTCTTCAATAATTCAGAAACGAAAGTCATGATTGATTTCTCCGTATCCGTCACCTTCAGCGAAGTATAATCCATACATGAAACACACAATTCAAAATTCTCATTACAATAAGCCGGAGCAATTTCCTTCTCGATCACCCCATCCAGCTCAAATTCGATCCGATCCTCTAAATTTGAATACCCATAAATTGCCAATGCATCCAATATATTTTCCATATACACTATTTTATTAATCGGCTATCCCCTACCCGTCTCCATATTCAATACGAAAAAAATACACGACAGGTTATTCTTCTACACTCACTAAATTTCGTCATTCCCCTTTTTAGCCTAGGCAAAATTACACAATGTTTGCGAAGTTTTAAAGCAAATCTCGATCAAAATATTTACTTTTGGGAGGCGAAAACACGTAATTAAAATTTAATAACAGACAATAAATACAACATAATGGCAACAAAGTCAGAAGAACAGACGCCGCTTATGCAACAATATTATTCGGCAAAAGCTAAATACCCCGATGCGATTTTATTATATAGGATGGGTGACTTTTAC
The window above is part of the Butyricimonas paravirosa genome. Proteins encoded here:
- a CDS encoding DUF58 domain-containing protein, with amino-acid sequence MRILKDTYLSRRFFLILMLGIFAFVMAYVFPLLFIWVAGALLTVLLLLLVELFELYKRVDGIDASRVVVDKLSNGEENPVCLVLRNRYPVSACLRVIDEIPVEFQNRNVLFRLKVNAGEQREIHYTLRPTKRGSYNFGKIRVFVSVRFGLVERRYSFRADQDVAVYPSFMMMHRYELMAYGNYHPENGGIRTRALGGNMAFEQIKPYVTGDDPRTINWKVTAKYNHLMVNTYTEERSQQIYCLVDKGRAMQSPFNNMTMLDHAINTVLTLSNIILKKGDRAGLITFSNNSRNCVKADNRVGQLNRISEALYRLETHYQETDFEKLYVSVNRQIPTRSLLILFTNFDTVSGLRRHLPALQRLAARHLVLVILFENSELNKALERPVHNLKDAYFETIAAGFATEKRQMVRELSQLGIRVILSKPESLTVNSINSYLNLKERKLI
- a CDS encoding AAA family ATPase — translated: MEDQINFESRIDFTDLNEKITRIRERMGKVIIGQKEVADLLLAAMLADGHILIEGVPGIAKTLMAKVMARMLDVTFNRIQFTPDLMPSDILGTSVFLPAAGRFEYRKGPIFSNIVLVDEINRAPAKTQAALFEVMEERQITNDGVEYRMDYPFVVVGTQNPIEHEGTYRLPEAQLDRFLFKINVTYPSVAEEIEVLELHDHGAIAHWQELEPVLSVEALKKLRTQVAQVRVDSKIKSFIVNIVDATRKSGWLYLGASPRASIALMNGAKAFAAIQGRDFVVPDDVLYLVNPVLRHRVQLSSEKELEGVTVDQVVQQIVSKIEVPR
- a CDS encoding DUF4350 domain-containing protein yields the protein MKRRQNVLIVLFVIAIMAVYTGYEANKPQPIDWSPNFSISKKSPYGTYIIKDALPYLFPEGEVSFARMSVREQLRVGRTPFLKTYFFVSPFFRIVPGDLEVVLEEVEDGGSLFVSAEFIPDTLYSYVGVSGMKRIQNGKDYLRGFEDKGYPFRATHRYFELKESFDGEVLGYVDTIKNPNFIRMNYGEGVIYLHSNPMAFTNFFLLDSVNGDYYQKALSFLPPDANVVWDEYLKSGTEGQQTLFRVIFRYPALKWAYILLILGAILYVLFRTKREQRPIPEIRPLENRTLEFVSVVSSLYYKQRDHVAIANKRINSFLEEVRYYYKLRTEELDSSFIDLLSERAGVARGSVEDLIFLIIRIRKTEHVDEDQLRELVRYIELFKTKS
- a CDS encoding DUF4129 domain-containing protein, coding for MKRLIKYIILFVFVCVGNVTWAEEGERESSFFPDSSYVLRGPKADFLEKYRKDAAFDYTTNIEDSPSIWDWIKRWILERLFRIKVSEGSMQTMDIILKIVLGLFALGIVYLLVRNRDKFLFRRRETDFFPEDSVEYTGEQEADSFVRLLAKAEQENDYVLAIRVSYSALLQMLDKKEVIRWDVSKTNQHYIYEIKNETWSRHFEEISRIFDCVCYGEFPVDETAYRNIKRYFTEFRKEVEG
- a CDS encoding stage II sporulation protein M, producing MKEARFVSQNKEKWGKMENVSHLDTDTLASNYVILSDDLSYAKTFYPGSDVVKYLNQLISVYQINIYGQERSEKKGILSFWVREFPLLLYRERRTLLFSFLFLLFSALIGGFSTAKDDTFVRLILGDAYVDKTLENIENGTPMGIYSSSNEVDMFFMITANNIKVAFVAFVFGIFFSAGTLWILFSNGVMLGAFQYFFFQHGLLLHSVMSVWAHGTFEITSIIIAGGAGLVMGNSFLFPGTYKRSYSFRNGALRGIKIVTGLIPFFIIAGWIESFITRYADTYPVVGAVAIILSLGGVIGYFVVYPYYLHKTETNGKD
- a CDS encoding RDD family protein, giving the protein MEIFILIMNISISTAHNVDIDYIPAGVLDRILATLIDGAFQFGLLMLGLMFIGLFSMVASPTWFFVILAVIIASYHLFCEAVFNGRSLGKYTMRIQVVKLNGKKLTFWDCMLRWVFRLIDISISSGAIAVISIIASKRMQRLGDMAAGTTVIKLEKAVTLKQISEFEAPEEYQVVFQQAALLSDKDIKIIKDVLREVHKNNNYALLAPLTKKIKEVTGIETSMIPLEFVETILKDHSHLANN
- the deoC gene encoding deoxyribose-phosphate aldolase, which codes for MENILDALAIYGYSNLEDRIEFELDGVIEKEIAPAYCNENFELCVSCMDYTSLKVTDTEKSIMTFVSELLKKLKKNTLPDVASVCVFPRFTSLVKENLAGTPIKTTVVGACFPAAQTFLDVKLAECKAAIAAGADEVDVVISVGDVLERNYEKVYKELVAIREACAGVILKVILETGELKTIESVFNASLIGAYAGADFIKTSTGKVPVNATPETVYVICEALRQFHAQTGKMVGIKVAGGITKIQNAIRYLTIVKHILGEQWLTPAYFRIGTSQLLEDVLKEMKTVKING